Within Saccharomonospora cyanea NA-134, the genomic segment CACCTCAGGTGGGTGAAATTGTGGATGGATACAGCCCACCTGTGTACAACCTGTGGATAACTCGCCAAGTTATCCACAGGTTGTGGGTAACTTCGCTATGTCCGGACGGGGCTCGGCTCAGCGGTCGTCACACTGACCTGCCCGAGCAACTTCTCCAGAGCGGCCTCGACGTCGGCCTTCCAGGAGATGCCCGCTCGCAGTTCCAACCTCAGCCTCGGCCAGCGGTGGTGAGGGCGCACGGTCTTGAACCCCACACTCCGCAGGAACGCGGCGGGAACGACGCAGACGTGCTCGTCGCCCGCGTTCTCCGGAGCCGCGTCCCCGAACGCCTCGACGGCCCGCACGCCACGGCGCGTCAGGTCTGCGACGACGGCCTGGACCAGGGCCCGCCCCAGCCCGCTGCCACGGAACTCGGGCAGGACGTGGAACGCCGTCAGCAGTACGGCGTCCGCACCCGGTGGAGAGGTGGGGAAGGCACCTGACCTGGGCACGGCGTTCGGCGGTGCGTACAGCACGAACCCCACCGGGAGCTCGCCGCTGTAGATGATCCGCCCGCACGAGCCCCACTCGAGCAGCACCGACGACACCCAGGCTTCCTTCTCCACCTCGGTCTCGCCGAACTGCTCGGCCTGCTCCTTCAGGTGCGGAGCCACCTCCCAGTACACGCAGCGTCTGCACTTGCGCGGGAGTTGCTCCAGGTTGTCCAGCGTGACGCCGACGA encodes:
- a CDS encoding GNAT family N-acetyltransferase, with amino-acid sequence MSRRVVGVTLDNLEQLPRKCRRCVYWEVAPHLKEQAEQFGETEVEKEAWVSSVLLEWGSCGRIIYSGELPVGFVLYAPPNAVPRSGAFPTSPPGADAVLLTAFHVLPEFRGSGLGRALVQAVVADLTRRGVRAVEAFGDAAPENAGDEHVCVVPAAFLRSVGFKTVRPHHRWPRLRLELRAGISWKADVEAALEKLLGQVSVTTAEPSPVRT